One window of the Lemur catta isolate mLemCat1 chromosome 6, mLemCat1.pri, whole genome shotgun sequence genome contains the following:
- the PRDM4 gene encoding PR domain zinc finger protein 4 isoform X1, with the protein MHHRMNEMNLSPVGMEQLTSSSVSNALPVSGSHLGLAASPTHSAIPAPGLPVAIPNLGPSLSSLPSALSLMLPMGIGDRGVMCGLPERNYTLPPPPYPHLESSYFRTILPGILSYLADRPPPQYIHPNSINVDGNTALSIANNPSALDPYQSNGNVGLEPGIVSIDSRSVNTHGAQSLHPSDGHEVALDTTITMENVSRVASPISSDGMAEELTMDGVAGEHSQIPNGSRSHEPLSVDSVSNNLAADPVGHGGVIPIHGNGLELPVVMETDHIASRVNGMSDSALSDSIHTVAMSTNSVSVALSTSHNLASLESVSLHEVGLSLEPVAVSSITQEVAMGAGHVDVSSDSLSFVPSSLQMEDSNSNKENMATLFSIWCTLCDRAYPSDCPDHGPVTFVPDTPIESRARLSLPKQLVLRQSIVGAEVGVWTGETIPVRTCFGPLIGQQSHSMEVAEWTDKAVNHIWKIYHNGVLEFCIVTTDENECNWMMFVRKARNREEQNLVAYPHDGKIFFCTSQDIPPENELLFYYSRDYAQQMGVPEHPDVHLCNCGKECNSYAEFKAHLTSHIHNHIPSQGHSSSHRPRHNKERKWKCSMCPQAFISPSKLHVHFMGHMGMKPHKCDFCSKAFCDPSNLRTHLKIHTGQKNYRCTLCDKSFTQKAHLETHMVIHTGEKNLKCDYCDKLFMRRQDLKQHVLIHTQERQIKCPQCDKLFLRTNHLKKHLNSHEGKRDYVCEKCTKAYLTKYHLTRHLKTCKGPTSSSSAQEEEEEDDSEEEDLADCVGTEDCKINSAVYSADESLSAHK; encoded by the exons ATGCATCACAG GATGAATGAAATGAACCTGAGCCCAGTGGGGATGGAGCAACTGACTTCATCCTCTGTGAGCAATGCCTTGCCAGTCTCAGGGAGTCACCTGGGGTTGGCTGCCTCACCCACTCACAGTGCCATCCCTGCCCCAG GTTTGCCAGTGGCAATTCCAAACCTGGGTCCCTCCCTGAGCTCTCTGCCTTCTGCCTTGTCTCTCATGCTCCCAATGGGTATTGGGGATCGAGGGGTGATGTGTGGGTTACCTGAAAGAAACTACACCCTACCTCCACCACCTTACCCTCACCTGGAGAGCAGTTACTTCAGAACCATTCTACCTG gcattttatcttatttagcTGACAGACCACCTCCTCAGTATATCCACCCCAACTCTATAAATGTTGATGGTAATACAGCGTTATCAATTGCCAATAACCCTTCAGCACTAGATCCCTATCAGTCCAATGGAAATGTTGGATTAGAACCAGGCATTGTTTCAATAGACTCTCGCTCTGTGAACACACATGGTGCCCAAAGTCTTCATCCCAGTGATGGCCATGAGGTGGCCTTGGACACAACAATCACTATGGAGAACGTTTCTAGGGTTGCCAGCCCGATCTCTTCAGATGGAATGGCAGAGGAGCTTACAATGGATGGTGTTGCAGGCGAGCATTCCCAAATCCCAAATGGCTCCAGAAGTCATGAACCTCTGTCTGTGGATTCTGTGAGCAACAACCTTGCAGCAGACCCTGTAGGACATGGTGGTGTGATACCCATTCATGGGAATGGCCTGGAGCTCCCTGTGGTCATGGAGACAGACCACATTGCAAGCCGGGTCAACGGGATGTCTGACAGTGCCCTCAGTGACTCCATCCACACTGTGGCCATGAGCACCAACTCTGTAAGCGTGGCACTCTCTACCTCACACAACCTCGCCTCCCTAGAATCTGTTTCCCTCCATGAAGTTGGCCTGAGCCTAGAACCTGTGGCTGTTTCTTCCATCACCCAGGAGGTTGCTATGGGGGCAGGTCATGTAGATGTATCTTCAGACAGTCTTTCTTTTGTACCATCTTCACTGCAAATGGAAGACTCCAATTCAAACAAGGAAAACATGGCAACCTTGTTTTCAATTT GGTGTACTCTGTGTGACCGAGCCTATCCCTCAGACTGCCCTGATCATGGACCAGTGACTTTTGTTCCTGACACTCCAATAGAGAGCAGAGCAAGGCTTTCTCTCCCAAAGCAGCTTGTTCTCCGCCAGTCAATTGTGGGAGCAGAAGTTG GTGTATGGACAGGAGAAACCATTCCTGTGCGGACTTGCTTTGGGCCTCTTATTGGCCAGCAGAGTCACTCCATGGAAGTAGCAGAATGGACAGACAAAGCAGTTAACCATATCTGGAAG ATATACCACAACGGTGTCCTAGAATTCTGCATCGTTACAACTGACGAAAACGAATGTAATTGGATGATGTTTGTGCGCAAAGCCAG GAATCGGGAAGAGCAGAATTTGGTGGCTTATCCTCATGATGGAAAAATCTTTTTCTGCACCTCACAAGATATCCCTCCTGAAAACGAActgcttttttattatagccGGGATTATGCTCAGCAAATGG gtgtTCCTGAACACCCAGATGTACACCTCTGTAACTGTGGCAAGGAATGCAATTCTTACGCAGAGTTCAAAGCCCATCTGACCAGCCACATCCATAACCACATTCCTAGCCAGGGCCACAGCAGCAGCCATAGGCCAAGACACAACAAAGAAAGGAAGTGGAAGTGCTCGATGTGCCCCCAAGCTTTTATCTCTCCTTCCAAACTTCATGTCCACTTTATGGGTCACATGGGTATGAAGCCCCACAAGTGTGATTTCTGTAGCAAGGCTTTTTGTGATCCCAGCAACCTGCGGACCCACCTCAAGATACATACAG GTCAGAAGAACTACAGGTGTACTTTATGTGACAAGTCTTTCACCCAGAAGGCTCACCTGGAGACCCACATGGTCATCCACACGGGCGAGAAGAATCTTAAGTGTGATTACTGTGACAAGTTGTTTATGCGGAGGCAGGACCTCAAGCAGCACGTGCTCATCCACACACA AGAACGCCAGATCAAGTGTCCCCAGTGTGATAAGCTGTTCTTGAGAACAAATCACTTAAAGAAGCATCTCAATTCTCATGAAGGAAAACGGGATTATGTCTGTGAAAAATGTACAAAGGCTTATCTAACCAAATACCATCTCACCCGCCACCTGAAAACCTGCAAAGGACCCACCTCCAGTTCATCAGcacaagaggaggaggaagaggatgactCAGAAGAGGAAGATCTAGCAGACTGCGTGGGGACAGAAGACTGCAAGATTAACAGTGCTGTATATTCAGCGGATGAGTCTCTCTCtgcacataaataa
- the PRDM4 gene encoding PR domain zinc finger protein 4 isoform X2: MNEMNLSPVGMEQLTSSSVSNALPVSGSHLGLAASPTHSAIPAPGLPVAIPNLGPSLSSLPSALSLMLPMGIGDRGVMCGLPERNYTLPPPPYPHLESSYFRTILPGILSYLADRPPPQYIHPNSINVDGNTALSIANNPSALDPYQSNGNVGLEPGIVSIDSRSVNTHGAQSLHPSDGHEVALDTTITMENVSRVASPISSDGMAEELTMDGVAGEHSQIPNGSRSHEPLSVDSVSNNLAADPVGHGGVIPIHGNGLELPVVMETDHIASRVNGMSDSALSDSIHTVAMSTNSVSVALSTSHNLASLESVSLHEVGLSLEPVAVSSITQEVAMGAGHVDVSSDSLSFVPSSLQMEDSNSNKENMATLFSIWCTLCDRAYPSDCPDHGPVTFVPDTPIESRARLSLPKQLVLRQSIVGAEVGVWTGETIPVRTCFGPLIGQQSHSMEVAEWTDKAVNHIWKIYHNGVLEFCIVTTDENECNWMMFVRKARNREEQNLVAYPHDGKIFFCTSQDIPPENELLFYYSRDYAQQMGVPEHPDVHLCNCGKECNSYAEFKAHLTSHIHNHIPSQGHSSSHRPRHNKERKWKCSMCPQAFISPSKLHVHFMGHMGMKPHKCDFCSKAFCDPSNLRTHLKIHTGQKNYRCTLCDKSFTQKAHLETHMVIHTGEKNLKCDYCDKLFMRRQDLKQHVLIHTQERQIKCPQCDKLFLRTNHLKKHLNSHEGKRDYVCEKCTKAYLTKYHLTRHLKTCKGPTSSSSAQEEEEEDDSEEEDLADCVGTEDCKINSAVYSADESLSAHK; the protein is encoded by the exons ATGAATGAAATGAACCTGAGCCCAGTGGGGATGGAGCAACTGACTTCATCCTCTGTGAGCAATGCCTTGCCAGTCTCAGGGAGTCACCTGGGGTTGGCTGCCTCACCCACTCACAGTGCCATCCCTGCCCCAG GTTTGCCAGTGGCAATTCCAAACCTGGGTCCCTCCCTGAGCTCTCTGCCTTCTGCCTTGTCTCTCATGCTCCCAATGGGTATTGGGGATCGAGGGGTGATGTGTGGGTTACCTGAAAGAAACTACACCCTACCTCCACCACCTTACCCTCACCTGGAGAGCAGTTACTTCAGAACCATTCTACCTG gcattttatcttatttagcTGACAGACCACCTCCTCAGTATATCCACCCCAACTCTATAAATGTTGATGGTAATACAGCGTTATCAATTGCCAATAACCCTTCAGCACTAGATCCCTATCAGTCCAATGGAAATGTTGGATTAGAACCAGGCATTGTTTCAATAGACTCTCGCTCTGTGAACACACATGGTGCCCAAAGTCTTCATCCCAGTGATGGCCATGAGGTGGCCTTGGACACAACAATCACTATGGAGAACGTTTCTAGGGTTGCCAGCCCGATCTCTTCAGATGGAATGGCAGAGGAGCTTACAATGGATGGTGTTGCAGGCGAGCATTCCCAAATCCCAAATGGCTCCAGAAGTCATGAACCTCTGTCTGTGGATTCTGTGAGCAACAACCTTGCAGCAGACCCTGTAGGACATGGTGGTGTGATACCCATTCATGGGAATGGCCTGGAGCTCCCTGTGGTCATGGAGACAGACCACATTGCAAGCCGGGTCAACGGGATGTCTGACAGTGCCCTCAGTGACTCCATCCACACTGTGGCCATGAGCACCAACTCTGTAAGCGTGGCACTCTCTACCTCACACAACCTCGCCTCCCTAGAATCTGTTTCCCTCCATGAAGTTGGCCTGAGCCTAGAACCTGTGGCTGTTTCTTCCATCACCCAGGAGGTTGCTATGGGGGCAGGTCATGTAGATGTATCTTCAGACAGTCTTTCTTTTGTACCATCTTCACTGCAAATGGAAGACTCCAATTCAAACAAGGAAAACATGGCAACCTTGTTTTCAATTT GGTGTACTCTGTGTGACCGAGCCTATCCCTCAGACTGCCCTGATCATGGACCAGTGACTTTTGTTCCTGACACTCCAATAGAGAGCAGAGCAAGGCTTTCTCTCCCAAAGCAGCTTGTTCTCCGCCAGTCAATTGTGGGAGCAGAAGTTG GTGTATGGACAGGAGAAACCATTCCTGTGCGGACTTGCTTTGGGCCTCTTATTGGCCAGCAGAGTCACTCCATGGAAGTAGCAGAATGGACAGACAAAGCAGTTAACCATATCTGGAAG ATATACCACAACGGTGTCCTAGAATTCTGCATCGTTACAACTGACGAAAACGAATGTAATTGGATGATGTTTGTGCGCAAAGCCAG GAATCGGGAAGAGCAGAATTTGGTGGCTTATCCTCATGATGGAAAAATCTTTTTCTGCACCTCACAAGATATCCCTCCTGAAAACGAActgcttttttattatagccGGGATTATGCTCAGCAAATGG gtgtTCCTGAACACCCAGATGTACACCTCTGTAACTGTGGCAAGGAATGCAATTCTTACGCAGAGTTCAAAGCCCATCTGACCAGCCACATCCATAACCACATTCCTAGCCAGGGCCACAGCAGCAGCCATAGGCCAAGACACAACAAAGAAAGGAAGTGGAAGTGCTCGATGTGCCCCCAAGCTTTTATCTCTCCTTCCAAACTTCATGTCCACTTTATGGGTCACATGGGTATGAAGCCCCACAAGTGTGATTTCTGTAGCAAGGCTTTTTGTGATCCCAGCAACCTGCGGACCCACCTCAAGATACATACAG GTCAGAAGAACTACAGGTGTACTTTATGTGACAAGTCTTTCACCCAGAAGGCTCACCTGGAGACCCACATGGTCATCCACACGGGCGAGAAGAATCTTAAGTGTGATTACTGTGACAAGTTGTTTATGCGGAGGCAGGACCTCAAGCAGCACGTGCTCATCCACACACA AGAACGCCAGATCAAGTGTCCCCAGTGTGATAAGCTGTTCTTGAGAACAAATCACTTAAAGAAGCATCTCAATTCTCATGAAGGAAAACGGGATTATGTCTGTGAAAAATGTACAAAGGCTTATCTAACCAAATACCATCTCACCCGCCACCTGAAAACCTGCAAAGGACCCACCTCCAGTTCATCAGcacaagaggaggaggaagaggatgactCAGAAGAGGAAGATCTAGCAGACTGCGTGGGGACAGAAGACTGCAAGATTAACAGTGCTGTATATTCAGCGGATGAGTCTCTCTCtgcacataaataa